A section of the Pseudanabaena mucicola str. Chao 1806 genome encodes:
- the radC gene encoding RadC family protein translates to MTYSLRIVDMAESDRPRERLLSQGVRSLSNAELVAILLGTGQGAGKLSAVGLGQLILQTISKDRTGDPVAALQTVSAEELMQIEGVGPAKATAILAAIELGKRALYAKPPDLTEVTDPAIAAAALSQDLMWQPQERLAVVMLNNKNRIIAQRVITIGTATETLAHPRDIFREVLKSGAVRLIVAHNHPSGNTTPSPEDINLTRQLLEAARMLSIPLLDHLILGNGTFSSIREVSTLWKEVPQSE, encoded by the coding sequence ATGACTTACTCACTGCGAATTGTCGATATGGCTGAGAGCGATCGCCCAAGGGAAAGATTGCTGAGCCAAGGAGTTCGCAGTCTTTCTAATGCAGAATTAGTGGCGATCCTACTAGGCACGGGACAGGGAGCAGGTAAGCTCTCGGCTGTGGGGTTGGGGCAGTTGATTTTGCAGACTATTAGCAAAGACCGCACTGGTGATCCTGTAGCAGCTTTGCAGACTGTATCCGCCGAAGAACTGATGCAAATCGAGGGGGTCGGTCCTGCTAAGGCAACGGCAATTTTGGCAGCGATCGAATTAGGGAAAAGGGCACTTTATGCCAAGCCGCCTGATTTAACCGAAGTAACTGATCCAGCGATCGCGGCGGCGGCTCTGAGTCAAGATCTAATGTGGCAACCGCAGGAACGCCTGGCTGTAGTCATGCTCAACAACAAAAATCGCATTATTGCCCAACGGGTGATTACCATTGGTACTGCGACAGAAACCCTTGCCCACCCTCGTGATATTTTTCGAGAAGTGCTGAAAAGTGGAGCAGTCCGTCTGATTGTGGCGCACAATCATCCATCAGGGAATACTACGCCTAGTCCTGAAGATATTAATCTGACACGCCAATTATTAGAAGCTGCAAGGATGCTCAGTATTCCTCTCTTAGATCATTTAATTTTAGGGAACGGAACCTTTTCGAGTATTCGTGAAGTATCAACATTATGGAAAGAGGTTCCGCAATCAGAGTAA
- a CDS encoding tRNA dihydrouridine synthase: MSLRPLPSPILSGQPLTALAPMQDVTDLAFMQMLSEYGCPDYYVTEYFRVYANSNLDKKILKSITCNTTSRPVFAQLIGESIPDMLRITQQLTKYPIAGIDLNLGCPAPRVYRKNVGGGLLREPETIERIFDALRSQISGLFTVKMRVGFDSIDNFEKLLQLINQYQIDMLSLHGRTVKELYRGEVHYDLIRHAVQTVNCPVLANGNVTSYLKAEQILKETGAAGVMIGRSAIRNPWIFQQIRDHFAGKPVQIVNLADVHKYIQHLFAITCQDTLREKSHVNSLKKFLNFIGTSIDPDGKFLREMRLVQSKQELFDLCDHHLLTNPQRPFAIEPFESLIARPSCESCE; this comes from the coding sequence GTGTCTTTGAGACCTCTACCATCACCTATTTTATCTGGACAACCTCTGACAGCACTTGCCCCGATGCAGGACGTAACCGATCTTGCTTTCATGCAAATGCTCAGTGAATATGGCTGTCCTGATTATTACGTGACTGAATATTTTCGGGTATACGCCAACTCTAATCTTGATAAAAAGATTCTCAAATCAATCACCTGTAATACAACGAGTAGACCTGTATTTGCTCAATTAATTGGTGAAAGCATTCCTGATATGTTGCGGATTACTCAGCAGCTTACCAAATACCCGATCGCAGGCATCGATCTTAACCTTGGCTGTCCTGCGCCGCGTGTCTATCGCAAAAATGTCGGAGGTGGACTATTGCGCGAACCTGAAACCATTGAACGGATTTTTGATGCTTTGCGATCGCAAATTTCGGGACTGTTTACCGTGAAAATGCGCGTAGGTTTTGACTCGATAGATAATTTTGAGAAGCTATTGCAATTAATCAATCAATATCAAATTGATATGCTCAGCTTGCATGGACGCACAGTCAAGGAGTTATATCGTGGTGAAGTGCATTATGACTTGATCCGACATGCTGTGCAAACTGTAAACTGTCCTGTGTTAGCTAATGGCAATGTCACTTCTTACCTTAAAGCTGAACAGATTTTAAAAGAAACGGGTGCGGCAGGTGTAATGATTGGGCGATCAGCAATTCGTAATCCTTGGATTTTTCAACAAATACGCGATCACTTTGCTGGTAAACCTGTCCAAATTGTTAACCTTGCGGATGTGCATAAATATATTCAGCATCTATTCGCGATTACTTGCCAAGATACGCTCAGAGAGAAATCCCATGTCAATAGTTTGAAAAAGTTCCTCAACTTCATTGGTACTAGTATTGATCCCGATGGTAAATTTTTAAGAGAAATGCGTTTGGTGCAATCTAAACAAGAGCTTTTTGACTTGTGCGATCACCATTTATTGACAAATCCTCAACGTCCCTTTGCGATCGAACCATTTGAAAGTCTAATAGCGCGTCCTAGTTGTGAATCCTGCGAATAA